From Amycolatopsis sp. YIM 10, the proteins below share one genomic window:
- a CDS encoding ribose-phosphate diphosphokinase encodes MSPKSGTPKKNLMLFSGRAHPELAEEVAKHLNITITPQTAHNFANGEIFVRFQESVRGCDAFVLQSHPQPINEWVMEQLIMVDALKRASAKRITVIMPFYPYARQDKKHKGREPISARLIADLFKTAGADRIMTVDLHTAQIQGFFDGPVDHLLAQSVLADHINSTYAEHEITVVSPDSGRVRLAEKWAEQLGNKPIAFIHKTRDPDKPNQAVANRVVGKVEGRLCVLIDDMIDTGGTIVKATEALLNEGASDVVIASTHGILSDPATDRLSNCKAREVILTNTLPIPEEKRFPGLTVLSIAPLLARAIQQVFEDGSVTSLFDGQA; translated from the coding sequence ATGAGCCCGAAGTCCGGTACACCGAAGAAGAACCTGATGCTCTTCTCCGGCCGCGCCCACCCAGAACTGGCCGAAGAGGTGGCCAAGCACCTCAACATCACCATCACTCCCCAGACGGCGCACAACTTCGCCAACGGCGAGATCTTCGTCCGCTTCCAGGAGTCGGTGCGGGGGTGTGACGCCTTCGTGCTGCAGAGCCACCCGCAGCCGATCAACGAGTGGGTGATGGAGCAGCTGATCATGGTGGACGCGCTCAAGCGCGCCAGCGCCAAGCGGATCACCGTGATCATGCCGTTCTACCCGTACGCGCGGCAGGACAAGAAGCACAAGGGCCGCGAGCCGATCTCGGCGCGGCTGATCGCGGACCTGTTCAAGACCGCGGGTGCCGACCGGATCATGACGGTCGACCTGCACACCGCGCAGATCCAGGGCTTCTTCGACGGCCCGGTGGACCACCTGCTCGCGCAGAGCGTGCTGGCCGACCACATCAACAGCACCTACGCCGAGCACGAGATCACCGTGGTCTCTCCGGACTCGGGTCGCGTGCGACTGGCCGAGAAGTGGGCCGAGCAGCTCGGCAACAAGCCGATCGCCTTCATCCACAAGACCCGCGACCCGGACAAGCCCAACCAGGCGGTGGCCAACCGCGTGGTCGGCAAGGTCGAGGGCAGGCTGTGCGTGCTGATCGACGACATGATCGACACCGGTGGCACGATCGTGAAGGCCACCGAGGCCCTGCTCAACGAGGGCGCGTCGGACGTGGTCATCGCCTCGACCCACGGCATCCTCTCGGACCCGGCCACCGACCGCCTGTCGAACTGCAAGGCACGCGAGGTCATCCTGACCAACACGCTGCCGATCCCGGAGGAGAAGCGCTTCCCGGGCCTGACCGTGCTCTCGATCGCCCCGCTGCTGGCCCGCGCCATCCAACAGGTCTTCGAGGACGGCTCGGTAACCAGCCTCTTCGACGGCCAGGCCTGA
- the glmU gene encoding bifunctional UDP-N-acetylglucosamine diphosphorylase/glucosamine-1-phosphate N-acetyltransferase GlmU encodes MTGPLTTLILAAGEGTRMRSTTPKVLHPIAGRPLVEHAVRAAAGLDPEHLVVVVGHGREAVTGHLDEVAKLLGRPVGTAVQEAQNGTGHAVSCALATLPPRLTGTVVVSYGDVPLLDTETLAALLAEHTGTGNAVTVLTSVVTDPTGYGRIVRDNSGAVTAIVEQKDADETQLAITEINSGVYAFDAAVLADGLSRLSTDNAQGELYLTDVLGIARGDGRAVGALVAGDPWLTEGVNDRVQLSVLGAELNRRIVRRWQRAGVTVVDPATTWLDAGVTLARDVRIEPGVQLKGTTSVGEGATVGPDTTLTDVEVGAGATVVRTHGSNSVLGENVSVGPFAYLRPGTRLGDKGKIGTFVETKNADIGRGTKVPHLSYVGDATIGEQSNIGAASVFVNYDGVNKHHTTIGSHVRMGSDNMYVAPVTVGDGAASGAGAVIRRDVPPGALAVSGGPQRNIEGWVARKRPGTPAAEAAEAALARNEVENDGESQK; translated from the coding sequence GTGACCGGGCCTTTGACAACCCTGATCCTCGCCGCGGGCGAGGGCACCCGCATGCGGTCGACCACCCCGAAGGTGCTGCACCCGATCGCCGGGCGGCCGCTCGTCGAGCACGCGGTGCGCGCGGCGGCCGGGCTCGACCCGGAGCACCTCGTCGTGGTCGTCGGCCACGGCCGGGAAGCGGTCACCGGGCACCTGGACGAGGTGGCCAAGCTGCTCGGCCGCCCGGTCGGCACGGCGGTGCAGGAGGCGCAGAACGGCACCGGCCACGCGGTCTCGTGCGCGCTGGCCACGCTGCCGCCGCGGCTCACCGGCACGGTGGTGGTCAGCTACGGCGACGTGCCGCTGCTGGACACCGAGACGCTGGCCGCGCTGCTCGCCGAGCACACCGGCACCGGCAACGCGGTGACCGTGCTGACCTCGGTGGTCACCGACCCGACCGGCTACGGGCGGATCGTGCGTGACAACTCGGGCGCGGTCACCGCGATCGTCGAGCAGAAGGACGCCGACGAGACCCAGCTGGCGATCACCGAGATCAACTCGGGCGTGTACGCCTTCGACGCGGCCGTGCTGGCCGACGGCCTGTCCCGGCTGTCCACCGACAACGCGCAGGGCGAGCTGTACCTGACCGACGTGCTCGGCATCGCGCGCGGCGACGGCAGGGCGGTCGGCGCGCTGGTGGCGGGCGACCCGTGGCTGACCGAGGGCGTCAACGACCGGGTGCAGCTGTCGGTGCTGGGCGCCGAGCTGAACCGCCGGATCGTGCGCCGCTGGCAGCGGGCCGGGGTGACCGTGGTCGATCCGGCCACCACCTGGCTCGACGCCGGGGTGACCCTGGCGCGCGACGTGCGCATCGAGCCGGGGGTGCAGCTCAAGGGCACCACCTCGGTCGGTGAGGGCGCGACCGTCGGCCCGGACACCACGCTGACCGACGTCGAGGTCGGCGCGGGGGCCACGGTGGTCCGCACGCACGGTTCGAACTCGGTGCTCGGCGAGAACGTCAGCGTCGGCCCGTTCGCCTACCTGCGGCCGGGCACCCGGCTCGGGGACAAGGGCAAGATCGGCACCTTCGTCGAGACCAAGAACGCCGACATCGGCCGGGGCACCAAGGTGCCGCACCTGAGCTACGTCGGCGACGCGACCATCGGCGAGCAGAGCAACATCGGCGCGGCCAGTGTTTTTGTCAACTACGACGGCGTCAACAAGCACCACACCACGATCGGCTCCCACGTCCGGATGGGCTCGGACAACATGTACGTCGCTCCGGTGACCGTCGGCGACGGTGCCGCCAGCGGCGCGGGTGCGGTGATCCGCCGGGACGTCCCGCCCGGCGCGCTGGCGGTTTCCGGGGGACCGCAGCGCAACATCGAAGGCTGGGTGGCCCGGAAGCGACCGGGCACTCCCGCGGCGGAGGCGGCCGAGGCGGCTCTCGCCCGAAACGAAGTGGAAAACGACGGGGAGTCGCAGAAATGA
- a CDS encoding diguanylate cyclase — MSDAWLVGRARELIATVQRSDYAEQVGIIETLDELLEETQRRGEPILVAQLLRSVCLARLVTKGMAADAEPTLDEMLAHTRRHGLALLRADAHALRGRRLVLAEQEDAALTEIARALAILDDSATPDVQLGRRAWDKLLASALIDCWLVLNQLGVYEAAEEVISRAHQAIRDSAGPHEITLQLINRVKMMLGWGLRLERVGRYDEAVEKFRTAASMAVAAEAPFAESLFPRKSGVPAIDQVGVLAAALALSAPDAAHLDRLRGLLTEPGYPHEQVIVTIALARCLDHIGRRDEALEVLNAARANAAEDTSQPSMRLNLVRELAKLETHQNEDLAKESDSPASAPTLLLNYAGSLEAELWTLRESQIATLTARREHERLTAEHGEMTQQALQDPLTGLPNRRALDERLRALASSATSHPLAVALVDLDGFKGVNDRHSHAEGDDVLRVVASTLRDALRGDDIVARYGGDEFIVLLPGAPVSAATQALSRAVTAVASLPHHLSHGVTLSVGLVSIRAQERAEQVLSRADAAMYQAKRRGGNQVASAYLEAGESAADWPGEPADTDPAWGLREHT, encoded by the coding sequence ATGTCGGACGCCTGGCTGGTCGGCCGTGCCCGCGAACTCATCGCCACCGTGCAGCGCAGCGATTACGCCGAGCAGGTCGGCATCATCGAGACCCTCGACGAGCTGCTGGAGGAGACCCAGCGCCGCGGCGAGCCGATACTGGTCGCCCAGCTGCTCCGGTCGGTCTGCCTGGCCAGGCTGGTCACCAAGGGCATGGCCGCCGATGCCGAGCCCACGCTCGACGAGATGCTGGCGCACACCCGCAGGCACGGCCTCGCCCTGCTTCGAGCCGACGCGCACGCCCTGCGCGGGCGGCGCCTGGTGCTGGCCGAGCAGGAGGACGCGGCGCTCACCGAGATCGCCAGGGCACTGGCCATTCTCGACGACTCCGCCACCCCCGACGTGCAGCTCGGCCGCCGCGCCTGGGACAAGCTGCTGGCCAGCGCGCTGATCGACTGCTGGCTGGTGCTCAACCAGCTGGGCGTCTACGAGGCCGCCGAGGAGGTCATCTCCCGCGCGCACCAGGCCATCCGCGACAGCGCCGGTCCGCACGAGATCACCCTGCAGCTGATCAACCGGGTGAAGATGATGCTCGGCTGGGGCCTGCGGCTCGAACGCGTCGGCCGCTACGACGAGGCGGTGGAGAAGTTCCGCACCGCGGCGTCGATGGCGGTGGCCGCCGAGGCGCCGTTCGCCGAGTCGCTGTTCCCGCGCAAGAGCGGGGTCCCGGCGATCGACCAGGTCGGCGTGCTGGCCGCGGCGCTGGCCCTGTCCGCGCCCGACGCCGCCCACCTCGACCGCCTGCGCGGCCTGCTCACCGAGCCCGGCTACCCGCACGAGCAGGTCATCGTGACCATCGCGCTGGCCAGGTGCCTCGACCACATCGGCCGCCGCGACGAGGCGCTGGAGGTGCTCAACGCGGCCCGCGCGAACGCCGCCGAGGACACCTCCCAGCCGTCGATGCGGCTGAACCTGGTGCGTGAGCTGGCGAAGCTGGAGACGCACCAGAACGAGGACCTGGCCAAGGAGTCGGACAGCCCGGCGTCGGCCCCCACGCTGCTGCTGAACTACGCGGGCTCGCTGGAGGCCGAGCTGTGGACGCTGCGCGAGTCGCAGATCGCCACGCTCACCGCGCGCCGCGAGCACGAGCGGCTGACCGCCGAGCACGGCGAGATGACCCAGCAGGCCCTCCAGGACCCGCTCACCGGCCTGCCCAACCGCCGCGCGCTCGACGAGCGGCTGCGGGCGCTGGCTTCGTCGGCAACATCACACCCGCTCGCCGTCGCGCTGGTCGACCTCGACGGGTTCAAGGGCGTCAACGACCGGCATTCGCACGCGGAGGGTGACGACGTGCTGCGCGTGGTCGCCAGCACGCTGCGGGACGCCCTGCGCGGGGACGACATCGTCGCGCGCTACGGCGGGGACGAGTTCATCGTGCTGCTGCCCGGTGCCCCGGTGTCCGCGGCGACGCAGGCGCTCAGCCGCGCTGTGACGGCGGTCGCGTCCCTGCCGCACCACCTCTCGCATGGGGTAACCCTCTCGGTCGGCCTGGTTTCGATCCGCGCGCAGGAGCGCGCCGAGCAGGTGCTCTCGCGTGCGGATGCCGCCATGTACCAGGCGAAACGCCGCGGCGGCAACCAGGTCGCCTCGGCCTATCTGGAAGCCGGCGAGTCCGCCGCGGACTGGCCGGGCGAGCCCGCCGACACCGACCCGGCGTGGGGACTGCGAGAGCACACGTAG
- a CDS encoding acyl-CoA desaturase gives MTATLDRSPSGDSPAAKGPKPVLSGQRSFPIQFSVYLGVILPLLALLVAVPFAWGWGLSWVDVGLFVLFYCISGLGITVSYHRYFTHGSFKAKPWLRVVLAIAGSMALQGPVITWVADHRRHHAFSDRDGDPHSPWAFGTTPLAVAKGFWHAHMGWLFERDQTNAERFAPDLVNDPAIARVNRQFGLWTLVSLAGPGLLGGLITWSFWGAVTAFFWAGLVRVCVLHHVTWSVNSICHMIGERPFTARDRSANFWPLAIFSFGESWHNLHHADPTSARHGVQRGQIDISARLIWIFEKFGWAHSVRWPTPQRLARLSTESK, from the coding sequence ATGACGGCCACCCTTGACCGTTCCCCCTCCGGCGATTCACCAGCGGCGAAAGGTCCCAAGCCGGTCCTCAGCGGCCAGCGGTCCTTTCCCATCCAGTTCTCGGTCTACCTCGGGGTGATCCTGCCCCTGCTGGCGCTGCTGGTCGCGGTTCCCTTCGCCTGGGGGTGGGGGCTGAGCTGGGTGGACGTCGGGCTCTTTGTGCTCTTCTACTGCATCAGCGGGCTGGGGATCACCGTCTCCTACCACCGCTACTTCACGCACGGCTCGTTCAAGGCGAAGCCGTGGCTGCGGGTGGTGCTGGCCATCGCCGGCAGCATGGCGCTGCAGGGCCCGGTGATCACCTGGGTCGCCGACCACCGCCGCCACCACGCCTTCTCCGACCGCGACGGCGACCCGCACTCGCCGTGGGCCTTCGGCACCACCCCGCTGGCGGTGGCCAAGGGCTTCTGGCACGCGCACATGGGCTGGTTGTTCGAGCGCGACCAGACCAACGCCGAGCGCTTCGCCCCGGACCTGGTCAACGACCCGGCCATCGCGCGGGTGAACCGCCAGTTCGGCCTGTGGACGCTGGTCAGCCTGGCCGGTCCCGGTCTGCTCGGCGGGCTGATCACCTGGTCGTTCTGGGGCGCGGTGACCGCGTTCTTCTGGGCCGGGCTGGTCCGGGTCTGCGTGCTGCACCACGTGACCTGGTCGGTCAACTCGATCTGCCACATGATCGGCGAGCGCCCGTTCACCGCGCGCGACCGGTCGGCGAACTTCTGGCCGCTGGCCATCTTCAGCTTCGGCGAGTCGTGGCACAACCTGCACCACGCCGACCCGACCTCGGCGCGGCACGGGGTGCAGCGCGGGCAGATCGACATCTCCGCGCGGCTGATCTGGATCTTCGAGAAGTTCGGCTGGGCGCACAGCGTGCGCTGGCCGACCCCGCAGCGTCTGGCCCGGCTTTCGACGGAGAGCAAATAA
- a CDS encoding TetR/AcrR family transcriptional regulator: MTGAERRQQLLDVARALFAEKGFDGASIEEIAHRANVSKPVVYEHFGGKEGIYAVVVDRETQQLLDRMVSTLHGGHPRVMLEQAAIALLSYVEESHDGFRILVRDSPVASSTGTFSTLLNDIASQVEHILGQQFTARGYDDKLAALYAQSLVGMVALTGQWWLDARKPKRDEVAAHLVNLAWNGLSHLEHKPKLRLST; the protein is encoded by the coding sequence ATGACCGGAGCCGAACGCCGCCAGCAGCTGCTGGACGTGGCGCGGGCCCTGTTCGCCGAAAAGGGATTCGACGGCGCGTCGATCGAGGAGATCGCGCATCGCGCCAACGTCTCGAAACCCGTGGTGTACGAGCACTTCGGTGGTAAAGAAGGCATCTACGCGGTGGTGGTGGACCGCGAGACCCAGCAACTGCTGGACCGCATGGTGTCCACTTTGCACGGTGGGCACCCGAGGGTGATGCTGGAGCAGGCGGCGATCGCGCTGCTGTCCTACGTCGAGGAATCCCACGACGGGTTCCGCATCCTGGTCCGTGATTCCCCGGTGGCCAGTTCCACCGGGACCTTCTCCACCCTGCTCAACGACATCGCCAGCCAGGTCGAGCACATCCTCGGCCAGCAGTTCACCGCGCGTGGTTACGACGACAAGCTCGCCGCGCTGTACGCGCAGTCGCTGGTGGGCATGGTCGCGCTGACCGGGCAGTGGTGGCTCGACGCGCGCAAGCCGAAGCGCGACGAGGTGGCCGCGCACCTGGTCAACCTCGCCTGGAACGGCCTGTCGCACCTGGAGCACAAGCCGAAACTACGGCTGAGCACCTAG
- a CDS encoding cysteine hydrolase family protein — protein MIFSPATTALVLVDLQARTLGMLPWEPYSGERVAAVALELRAAFHAAGARVFVVQHDYPDGEGAELVFTLDEREKLITKRTVGAFHQTGLDEELRAANAKTVVFAGIATNFGVESSLRAALDLGYEVVAVSDAMTSIDAGSHEVAVSKIFPQLGRVVTAAELLGAQP, from the coding sequence ATGATCTTTTCCCCGGCCACCACCGCACTGGTACTCGTCGATCTGCAGGCGCGCACGCTCGGCATGCTGCCGTGGGAGCCGTACTCCGGCGAGCGCGTGGCCGCCGTCGCGCTCGAACTGCGCGCGGCCTTCCACGCCGCCGGCGCCCGGGTTTTCGTGGTCCAGCACGACTACCCGGACGGCGAGGGCGCCGAACTGGTCTTCACCCTGGACGAGCGCGAAAAGTTGATCACCAAGCGGACCGTCGGCGCCTTCCACCAAACCGGCCTCGACGAAGAACTGCGCGCGGCGAATGCGAAAACTGTCGTATTCGCCGGAATCGCCACGAATTTCGGCGTGGAATCGAGTCTGCGCGCGGCACTCGACCTCGGCTACGAAGTGGTCGCCGTTTCCGACGCGATGACCTCGATCGACGCCGGAAGCCACGAGGTGGCGGTGTCGAAGATCTTCCCGCAACTGGGCCGGGTCGTCACCGCGGCGGAACTGCTAGGTGCTCAGCCGTAG
- a CDS encoding SDR family NAD(P)-dependent oxidoreductase, giving the protein MVQSREVVVTGGGTGIGYAVAAKFAAAGESVTITGRREKVLAESAALLGAKYVAFDAADPAAVEGALAELPERVDVLVNNAGGNTDRIREKATDLAGVADAWRANYEANVLTTVLVTTALQPRLAERARVVTIGSIAAKAGSGSYGAAKAALESWNVQLAKQLGTSGATANIVAPGVVLDTEFFQGTLDEKWLKSRTSAAINQRAGQPDEIADAIFFLAGTGAGHITGQVLHVNGGAHLGS; this is encoded by the coding sequence ATGGTGCAGAGCAGGGAAGTCGTCGTCACCGGTGGTGGCACCGGCATCGGGTACGCCGTGGCCGCGAAGTTCGCCGCGGCGGGGGAGAGCGTGACGATCACCGGGCGCCGCGAGAAGGTGCTCGCCGAGTCGGCGGCGTTGCTCGGCGCGAAGTACGTGGCCTTCGACGCCGCGGATCCGGCCGCGGTCGAGGGAGCGCTGGCGGAGCTGCCGGAACGCGTCGACGTGCTGGTGAACAACGCCGGCGGCAACACCGACCGGATCCGGGAGAAGGCCACCGACCTGGCCGGGGTGGCGGACGCCTGGCGGGCGAACTACGAGGCGAACGTGCTGACCACCGTGCTGGTGACCACCGCGTTGCAGCCGCGGCTGGCCGAGCGGGCGCGGGTGGTGACCATCGGCTCGATCGCGGCGAAGGCCGGTTCCGGTTCCTACGGCGCGGCGAAGGCGGCGCTGGAGTCGTGGAACGTCCAGCTGGCCAAGCAACTGGGCACCTCGGGCGCGACGGCGAACATCGTCGCGCCGGGCGTGGTGCTGGACACCGAGTTCTTCCAGGGCACGCTGGACGAGAAGTGGCTGAAGAGCCGGACCTCGGCGGCGATCAACCAGCGCGCGGGTCAGCCGGACGAGATCGCCGACGCGATCTTCTTCCTGGCGGGCACCGGCGCCGGGCACATCACCGGCCAGGTCCTCCACGTCAACGGCGGCGCCCACCTGGGCTCCTGA
- a CDS encoding sorbosone dehydrogenase family protein yields the protein MPARKVGIAMIGALVALTSACTDAPPAPEAATPAPPPSNAAPAGKPGSKALKVEEVTGGLTHGWDIGFLPDGKALITQRPGKIALVSGLQPGATATEVKADFADLFVEHESGLLGLVVHPDFAQSRKFTTCQNYKQGETPTDVRLITWTLSADGTSAQRVQTLLTGMPVNPNGRHSGCRPTLAEDGALLVGTGDAADDPDVPQDRTNLGGKVLRIDLNTGEGLPDNPFASSANANERRVYTYGHRNVQGVAVRTGTGQVFVSEHGPTNFDELSLVKAGGNYGWDPSQGGTVDEYDESVPMTDLERFPDAVPQAWTSGKTTEAPSGATFLTGPQWGDLDGRMVLAALRGQKLLVFTMDAPGAVTDVYLPPEFNAEFGRLRGVRTGPDGALYVTTSTGTDDKLLRVTLA from the coding sequence ATGCCCGCACGAAAAGTCGGAATCGCGATGATCGGCGCCTTGGTCGCCCTCACCTCGGCCTGCACGGACGCGCCGCCCGCGCCCGAGGCAGCCACGCCGGCACCGCCGCCGTCCAATGCCGCGCCCGCGGGCAAACCCGGCAGCAAGGCGCTGAAGGTCGAGGAGGTCACCGGTGGGCTCACGCACGGCTGGGACATCGGCTTCCTGCCCGACGGCAAGGCACTGATCACCCAGCGGCCGGGCAAGATCGCGCTGGTCTCCGGGCTCCAGCCGGGCGCGACCGCGACCGAGGTCAAGGCCGACTTCGCCGATCTGTTCGTGGAGCACGAGAGCGGCCTGCTCGGCCTGGTCGTCCACCCCGACTTCGCACAGTCGCGCAAGTTCACCACCTGCCAGAACTACAAGCAGGGCGAGACCCCGACCGACGTCCGGCTGATCACCTGGACGCTGTCCGCCGACGGAACTTCCGCGCAGCGCGTGCAGACCCTGCTCACCGGCATGCCGGTGAACCCGAACGGCAGGCACAGCGGTTGCCGCCCGACGCTGGCCGAGGACGGCGCGCTGCTGGTCGGCACCGGCGACGCGGCCGACGACCCGGACGTGCCGCAGGACCGGACCAATCTCGGCGGCAAGGTGCTGCGGATCGACCTGAACACCGGGGAAGGCCTGCCGGACAACCCGTTCGCCTCCTCGGCCAACGCGAACGAGCGGCGCGTCTACACCTACGGCCACCGGAACGTGCAGGGCGTGGCCGTGCGCACCGGCACCGGGCAGGTTTTTGTCTCCGAGCACGGGCCGACGAACTTCGACGAGCTGAGCCTGGTCAAGGCGGGCGGCAACTACGGGTGGGACCCGTCGCAGGGCGGCACGGTCGACGAGTACGACGAAAGCGTGCCGATGACCGACCTGGAGCGGTTCCCCGACGCCGTGCCGCAGGCGTGGACCTCGGGCAAGACCACCGAGGCGCCGTCCGGCGCGACCTTCCTGACCGGACCGCAGTGGGGCGACCTGGACGGGCGGATGGTGCTGGCGGCACTGCGCGGGCAGAAGCTGCTGGTGTTCACCATGGACGCTCCGGGCGCGGTGACCGACGTGTACCTGCCGCCGGAGTTCAACGCGGAGTTCGGCAGGCTGCGCGGGGTGCGCACCGGCCCGGACGGTGCCCTCTACGTCACCACTTCGACCGGCACCGACGACAAGCTGCTGCGGGTGACGCTGGCCTGA